The following proteins are encoded in a genomic region of Thioclava nitratireducens:
- a CDS encoding alginate O-acetyltransferase AlgX-related protein, whose translation MQMMLKAIRTSVPILFLGYALFVNVDIFEKGLPGTVKGDFVSGKAATSLGALYGKAQPHRKTAVGLIGAARYELIGEGRDGVTAGDDGWLFTDEEFDRATPSEIKTAAGVVADVKAQLNALGTKLVVVPVPAKIDIYRDHGGEQAGQAMEDQYRAFRAALTDEGVTTVDTRPALADAGPDPVFLTRDTHWTPQGAARVAKAVAQSGKISHGDTVFKKVPARPKEFMGDLVSFVTTDDFAPSVGLGPERVTPYVAEEKGAEKKGIFASDDAPIDTVLVGTSYSANKSWSFVPALKIALGRDILNLAEEGRGPIEPMNAFLSEPKLDDAPPARVIWEFPIRYLGEPKYIDGKEAGNA comes from the coding sequence ATGCAGATGATGCTGAAAGCCATACGCACCAGCGTGCCGATCCTGTTCCTCGGCTACGCGCTGTTCGTGAACGTGGATATCTTCGAGAAGGGGCTGCCCGGAACGGTCAAGGGCGACTTCGTGAGCGGCAAGGCTGCGACGTCGCTCGGCGCGCTCTACGGAAAGGCGCAGCCGCACCGCAAGACCGCGGTCGGCCTGATCGGGGCTGCGCGCTACGAGCTGATCGGCGAAGGCCGTGACGGCGTGACGGCGGGCGATGACGGTTGGCTCTTCACTGATGAGGAATTCGACCGCGCCACGCCGTCCGAGATCAAGACCGCCGCCGGGGTCGTCGCCGACGTCAAGGCGCAGCTCAACGCGCTGGGGACCAAACTCGTCGTCGTGCCGGTGCCCGCGAAGATCGACATCTACCGCGACCACGGCGGCGAACAGGCGGGGCAGGCGATGGAGGACCAGTATCGCGCCTTCCGCGCGGCGCTGACCGATGAGGGCGTCACGACCGTCGATACCCGGCCCGCGCTGGCCGATGCCGGGCCCGATCCGGTCTTCCTGACGCGGGACACGCACTGGACCCCGCAGGGGGCTGCGAGGGTGGCCAAGGCCGTGGCGCAATCGGGCAAGATTTCCCATGGCGATACGGTGTTCAAGAAGGTCCCGGCGCGGCCCAAGGAATTCATGGGGGACCTGGTGTCCTTCGTCACCACCGACGATTTCGCGCCGAGCGTGGGGCTCGGCCCCGAGCGGGTGACGCCCTATGTCGCCGAAGAGAAAGGCGCGGAAAAGAAGGGCATCTTCGCCTCCGACGATGCGCCGATCGACACCGTTCTGGTCGGCACGAGCTACAGCGCCAACAAGTCCTGGAGCTTCGTGCCCGCCCTCAAGATCGCGCTGGGGCGCGACATCCTGAACCTCGCCGAGGAAGGCCGCGGCCCGATCGAACCGATGAACGCGTTCCTGTCCGAGCCGAAACTGGACGATGCGCCGCCCGCGCGGGTGATCTGGGAATTCCCGATCCGCTATCTCGGCGAGCCGAAATACATCGACGGAAAGGAGGCCGGAAATGCGTGA
- a CDS encoding MBOAT family O-acyltransferase has product MVFSSETFLFLFLPLALTLYYLTPSRWKSLTLLAVSYVFYAWWRVDFLLLLVGTTAWTWLTGRAIRHAANVRMAKIWTGIGVAGCLAVLGFFKYFNFFIDSLTALFGTTPDAIGVHWQILLPIGVSFYVFQSVSYIVDTYRGDAPDDVHPLDFAAFIALFPQLIAGPILRYKDLAHQFRHRTHSVEMFSDGMMRFFVGLAKKVLLADAVAPLADLAFSTPDPSLTLSWGGAIAYMMQLYFDFSGYSDMAIGLGMMLGFRFIENFDTPYISRSITEFWRRWHISLSVWLRDYLYIPLGGNRIGPARTYVNLMTVMVLGGLWHGAAWTFVIWGTWHGGWLMWERYSGWVKSRSTAALLRTLLVVLIGWVIFRATSIVEAGQVFAGMLGANGIGLSPDAAFEITGESVAVLVIAIGVAILEPWLARMVEGPLSPRPDGTLTATSAIVPPMAVTVLATLTILKLAEQSFSPFLYFQF; this is encoded by the coding sequence TCATCCGAAACCTTTTTGTTTCTCTTCCTGCCTCTGGCGCTCACGCTCTATTATCTGACGCCGAGCCGCTGGAAGTCGCTGACGCTGCTCGCGGTCTCCTACGTGTTCTACGCGTGGTGGCGGGTGGATTTCCTGCTGCTGCTCGTCGGCACCACCGCCTGGACCTGGCTCACCGGCCGGGCGATCCGCCATGCCGCGAATGTGCGGATGGCGAAGATATGGACCGGCATCGGCGTCGCCGGCTGCCTCGCCGTTCTGGGTTTCTTCAAGTATTTCAATTTCTTCATCGACAGCCTGACCGCGCTGTTCGGGACCACGCCCGATGCCATCGGCGTGCATTGGCAGATCCTTCTGCCGATCGGCGTCTCGTTCTACGTGTTCCAGTCGGTGAGCTATATCGTCGATACCTATCGCGGCGATGCGCCCGATGACGTGCACCCGCTCGACTTTGCGGCCTTCATCGCGCTTTTCCCGCAGCTCATTGCCGGGCCGATCCTGCGCTACAAGGATCTCGCGCATCAGTTCCGGCACCGCACCCACTCGGTCGAGATGTTCTCGGACGGCATGATGCGCTTCTTCGTCGGTCTGGCGAAGAAGGTGCTGCTGGCCGATGCGGTGGCCCCGCTGGCCGATCTCGCCTTCTCGACGCCCGATCCGTCGCTGACGCTGTCATGGGGCGGGGCGATCGCCTACATGATGCAACTCTACTTCGACTTCTCGGGCTATTCCGACATGGCGATCGGGCTGGGCATGATGCTGGGCTTCCGCTTCATCGAGAATTTCGACACGCCCTATATCTCGCGCTCGATCACCGAGTTCTGGCGGCGCTGGCACATCTCGCTGTCGGTCTGGCTGCGCGACTATCTCTACATTCCGCTCGGCGGCAACCGCATCGGCCCGGCACGCACTTACGTCAACCTGATGACGGTGATGGTGCTGGGTGGCTTGTGGCACGGCGCGGCCTGGACCTTCGTGATCTGGGGCACCTGGCACGGCGGCTGGCTGATGTGGGAACGCTATTCCGGCTGGGTCAAGTCGCGCTCCACCGCGGCGCTGCTGCGCACGCTTCTGGTCGTGCTCATCGGCTGGGTGATCTTCCGCGCCACCTCGATCGTCGAGGCGGGACAGGTCTTCGCCGGCATGCTGGGGGCCAACGGGATCGGGCTGTCGCCGGATGCCGCCTTCGAGATCACCGGCGAAAGTGTCGCGGTGCTCGTCATCGCGATCGGCGTCGCCATCCTTGAGCCCTGGCTGGCCCGTATGGTCGAGGGCCCGCTCTCGCCGCGCCCTGACGGCACGCTGACCGCCACGAGCGCCATCGTGCCGCCGATGGCCGTCACCGTGCTGGCGACGCTGACCATCCTGAAGCTGGCCGAGCAAAGCTTTTCGCCCTTCCTCTATTTCCAATTCTGA